The following is a genomic window from Scleropages formosus chromosome 11, fSclFor1.1, whole genome shotgun sequence.
tggagcAGGCACTGCTgccctctcacagcacctgggctgtttgggtttaggttcaaatccagctgtcTGTATGGCATTTACATGACATGTTCTCCACATTTGTGGGGTTTTCcaccaggcgctctggtttcctcccacagtccaaagacatgtttcatatTAATTGGTGACTAATttgcctgtatgtgtgtgtgtctgccatgcaatagactggcattccatccaggttgtaccctaACTACTGCAGTGCCccatacttccaggataggctccagaccaccatgccCCTGACCCGGGGTggtgagagagagtgaaaataaaagccCCACACTCTCCTATTGAATGACTGCTGCTGACCGTCTCGTCCTGTGAACTCTAAACACTGGAAATAAGTCGAATCAAGCTTCACACTCCGGTGTTTGCGCGTTTTACTGCCAACAAGCCACTGCTAGTAGGTGAGGAAACACAAACTGCTTtagaaaatggagaaaattacagaagtttcacaaaaacaacatttgttCGAACACTGCGGTTGTTCGTATTCAAGAAAATTCGGAAGTCGAACGTTCGTAAGAGAAGAACGCGGAGTGTCTCCGAACGGACGGAGCGAGGCAGCCTGACCGGCGTTGCTGCCCGCTGAAGGGGATTCCGTGCGCGGTGGGGTGTCGTGTCCAGCCTCGCTGCGTGTCCCTCCTGGCTGTGTCGTGTCCAGAGCCACCGCCACCACAGTCCACACGCGGTCTCGCGCGCGCGCCCTCCCCGCCTCACCTGCTCGCTGCTCTCCTTCACGTCCTCGCCGTAGATGTCGATGAGCTCGGAGTCGGTCGCGTCCGGCGCGCTCACGCCGCCGGTAGTCGCCATTCGTGTACTCGGCGGCTTCGCTTCGGCTAAGCGctctcactgtgtgtttgtgtgtcacacTGACTGCGTTTCTCAACACTGACACCGGGTGAGGGACGAGTCAAGAGTCTCAGAGGCGAGCAGCGTTTCCCGTCGTGTCCCCACTGACTGACTATTCTGGTCGGATACCTCCCGCAGTCACCGttttctgcaaagaaaacatCAGCCGCTGCGtcgtgcgagtgtgtgtgcgcctgtgcGCGCGACTGTTTGCGTGCAGCCTCCTCCCGCGGCGCGCTGAACACGGAGCCACGCGCCAAGGCGGAATCACCGTCCCGCGCCGCGGCGCCCACCCGGACCCTTCGACGCGAAACACTCACTAGCTCCTCCTCAGCCGGGTTCCGCGCAGGAGGCGATGTGACGCCCGCGTACCTCCGCGTGCTGACCGAGTCCTCCATAAATATCACTCGATCCCGCAGCGCTTCGCCACGGCAATCTTTGCGTTTCTCGATTATTTCGATTAAGGCGATTGTAAAGGGCACAGTAGCCGGAACCACGTGACCTCAGCCGATCGCGTTTTGATGCAGTCACGTGGACGCGTCCCAAGTTTGGTCACATGACCACGGAGGTGACCCGTCAACGTCGTCCTCGCGCGGCCCTCGTACGTGCGCGaaattgaggggaaaaaaacagaaagatatGTTTTCTGCGGTTATTGCGAACAGAGtgagtttaattaatttatttcaagcAATTGTAAACGACACCGTGCTTCAGATTTTCTAATTTTTGGATGtgtacattttgaaaagcaATAGAATAGTCCCGTGGTTTGACACTGACTGACAGTCCAGCGGACTCGGACGGAGGGAGTACAACTTCATCAAGTTCATATCGAAAAATAAACTTTGTCGACACTCTTGATGTGCAAGCGGGTaaatgctacacacacacagagggtaAATGATTCCACACAACCGGCGATTTTACTGTACACAATAGGACTCTGTGTGTTGTATAATTCTACTAGAGATCCTCAATGATATACGAAGGAAGATATAATAATATACGAACCGAAAACTTGCGTTTCACACACATGATAGTAAGTAGTGACACATAGATAGcgaacattatttttttcacctaAGAAATCATGATGAATGATCATTGAGTGTGAGTATCGATCGCTAATTTTCCCGCACCTATTAATTCTGACGTGAATCGATATCGAAAACCTCatcatgacaatttaaaaataaatatatcgaagcacatttgtttttaattctttcGATTTCCATTCACTGCGTCCTTCTGCGGAGCAACAAATGCGGTTCTGCAGAACCTCGTATAGCGGGGTCCCTCCATAACGGCAAACGGGGCTCGCGCCTCCTCGCGCTCCCTCCAGTGTCGCGTCTTCACCGCTGTTTCCTGCTGGCAGTGGGGCAAATATGGAAGATGTTGTGTGCAGTTTTAAGCAAATAAACCGTGATGATTGTGTAGGGAATGACAGTTAACCTGGGTGGGGGGTTAACAcatgcatgtttacatttacgtttattcatttgatcagatgcttttgtccaaagcaacgtaaatctcagcaaaagaaggaagagaaggaggCATAGCTGCAAACATGATTGtgtgcagttcagatgatgatgatgatgatgatgttgatgttCAGCTGTTCAGCAGACTTTCTCAAGTAGCATGGAGGCCCTCTGTGGTTGGCGCCGTCTCAGTCCGGGGTTACCATGGTGATGCCCCTGGAAGCTCTGGCCAATACCTGATCGAGATACCCCTACCCCCATGGCAGGAGAAAGTGGGAGAACCCATTGATGTGAAACGGCGACGGCTCCTTTACGAAAGCCGTAAGAGAGGCATGCTGGAGAACTGCATTTTGCTCAGGTGAGTGTCACGCTGACTCTAGAATGAAAGTCTTCCAAGTCCCATTGTGccacaacaaaaacagacaggCCCGTGGAGGGTGTGGAGGCAGTCaaccaccccccagccccctttTGGGTGCATGGTGAAGGGGATTGTCCTGACTGAACGTGTCTCTGCAGTGCTGAACATGAGCATTTTGTTCCGCTGCTCTGCTTTGTTTATTTGAGGAATGCGGTCATCCTGAAGTGTCCCTGTCTCTATGGCCAATGGAACAGTaaaaccttcaaaaaaaaaggtttaactTTGTATATGTGTATGCAGTATTATTctgcaattcaggttaagtaccatgctcagggATACAGAAGGCGGGAACATCCAGGAAGTCAGCCATTGGTCCATTTTCCTTAACCCAAACtctacagcagggggcgtagcggttagaactgCTTCCAAAGGagtttgaattccacttcctTCTCAGCACCATTGAGCCATGATATGTACCCtcaattgctcaagtaaaaatgatccagctgtataaattgataaatcatTGTCAGTAGGTTCACAtagtaagtctctttggagaaaagaaatttATGAGCTAATCTCATAACTGCATATGTGCTACACCAGCTGTATTTGTTTAGTTGTTGCCGCCTTTCATAGCAGTCCATCCATGACAAGAACTCTATTGAACCAACATTACAGGTAGTCCCCTATTTACGacggttcgacttacgatttctttgactttacgatggtcaGCTGGTGACAGATATTCAGTAGAACCTGTACTTAGAACGTTGAATTATGATTTATTCCCGGGAAAACGATATGTGGATTGATACTCTTTTGCGccgctgggcagtggcagcgatccgcatctcccgttctgtcacgcagaggtgtgtattaaatgcattttcgacttgcgatattttcgatttattttgggtttcacggaacataaccccatcgtaaatcagcggccacttgtatttatttatgatgaTTTAAGAAATGAAATTCTCAACAAGATGCGAAATACCTGCTTCCAGTTCATCTTCAGTGGATGAATTATCCACACAGTTTCATTATCGCTGCAGTTAGCTGCAGTTTTGTAGCCCTACTGTATGCCATGTGCAGATGTCTGAGTTCTGAGTTTTTGCCGATTTCACAGTGAAGGTCCCATCAAAGGCTCATTCAGACTTTTAATGACTGGAAATGTATCAGGAAAACTTATTCAAAGCATCCAGCAAAACTGCTTGCAAGTCTGACAACTTGGAAATTTTTCCACTGTCAGTGGAAATGTCTCTAATCAGCTGGAGCCAGAGGCTTTTAAAACTAGATTGAAAACAACCAGCAGCATATTACAATCATGTTTCATATAGTCTTGTTGGAAAACACAAATATCTCTGGAGATGCGAAGAGAATGGCAATAGACAGAATGCCGGCACTTTTCAGGAATTCTTTGACCTTCTCTCCAAGGACGGGACTGCAGGCTACCCGAGAATGACACTGTGGCACCGTGTGATGTTTTAGCAATGAACTTCAAAGTTCAGCTTTTTTTCGTGTTGCTTCTTAGGATCGAGGACAAATTGTGGAGATCGATCCGGATGAGAACATGTGGCTGAGTACCTGAGATACTTAGAGCAGGGATCAGTCAAAGAGAGAGCATTTCAGTCTTGACATTTCACTACAAAAATTACACAAGTGCTGGAGTGGTTTCAGGTGGgcttacagtgtgtgtgtgtgtgtgtgtgtgtgtgtgtgtgtgtggtgttttaatAGAGCTTCTGTTAAGGCGTTCATACTCTTTTGAGGCTCCCTTGTCCCTGTAAATATTATGTCCACTCCCACAGCTTGAAATTGTTTTGATTATAATGTATCAATGAATATATGGAGATTCCTTGTTaaactgccatttttttaatgcacatcGCATGGTTCAAACAGTGTACAGATGGACAGTACaccgaggaaaaaaaagcaaatatgtctgcatacaggggggcgcggtggcgcagtgggttggaccacagtcctgctctccagtgggtctggggttcgagtcccgcttggggtgccttgcggcggactggcgtcccgtcctgggtgtgtccccttccccctccggccttacgccctgtgttgccgggtaggctccggttccccctgaccccatttgggacaagcggttctgaaaatgtgtgtgtgtgtgtgtgtgtgtgtgtgtgtagttggagagaaatcaatttttttgttaaaggtttcttACATTGTTTCGTGAACCCCTCTCCAGTAAGTGTGTATCTTCTCTTATTCCGGGCCAAAAAGGGCCAAAGAGATGTATCCCACTCAGCAGGCAGGTGGTGTACTAGTTAAAGCTGGTACTTTGTATTTGAgagatgcaggttcaaatcccaccccctgctgtaggactcttgatcaaggcacataccctgaattgacacagtaaaaattaccctgtggtataaatgggtatactTACCTACTGTAATTAATCAGAATCGTGGCATTCTGATATAGAGGCTTCGTCACCACTTTAGCCAGAATTTGGAAAGGCCATTTGCTGCAAAAACACCACAAATCACAGCAGTAGCGGGACTGATTGCATTGGATAGAATTGAGACATTGGCACAGAGTGTGATTTGCAAAGAAACGCACATTTCTGGCACTGACCGGTGAGCTGATCGATGCGGGAAGAGATTGAAAATGTGGACATTTCATGTTCACAAACCTGCAAACTGCTCAGCTCAAACCCTCTATAACCACCACTTGGTTGTGCACTCGGTGACCTGGCAGCTTTGAGAAATGGAACAAGGCCAGGAATGTACTTCTCCTATAGACGTATTAGACTGAAGGGAATTTTTCCAGAGCTTTGCTCTTTTTGCTCGCTGTGTACTGCTTACTACAGTTAAACAAGAGTGGTGATGGCACAAACTCAGTACACGAGAACTCAATTTTTACAGCCAAACTGATTTTTCAGAGCTAAAATAcatagggaaaaaaacagctgtgatATAATCAAGTTTAAAAGTGAACAGCAGTAGTGCTTATCCAACAACAAGTTGGGGGATTggaatgcaaaataataaatgttaaatgcacTGCTGCTCAGTTAAATTTCCAGCATTGCTTATATGTATAGGAGAACACAGAGCTGCTTGAGAGTATGGTAACCCCTGGTGAtctttagttttaccacgaaatggttatttaatgagaatctgtgtttttcatgtgacataataggtgtgtaatgaccaattccatatgttgctttagaggaaactgtgtagtagaaacagacaagtagtgcaggtgtataaataagtgaagcccaagttgtattgggtaaaccaagtaggtaaatagaatcaggtgtgtaaatcatagttatttttcattttatgtttatgattttaagattttataaataatgaccattcctatggggtttacatactttcaagcaacactgtatgtatacaaaagatgtgttttaaaatgaaatgacatttgAGACTATTTCAGACCTCTAAACAAGCCATTGTGTTATAAATTTGCATGATTAGTTGTTGGTGTTCAGCCCATCATTGAGGGATATTTCCAGTCAGATGAAGTCTAGTTTTCTACTCTAACTgatctgaatgaaaaaaaatgagggAGAATAAATGTTCTCTACTGACTAAATGGAATGTTTTTATTGACGATTAGAACGTTTAAAAAATCTTACCAAACTGGAGATTTGGTAACGTCTATGTTGACTTTTTAATTGAGGTAATCAAAGTAAACAGTTTTAATTAGACATCTGTAAGTATAAAAAAACTGATGGCTTGGTGGGATATTTAATACTTACACAGCTGCCAAAGCGAGTGGAGCTTTACTTCTCTCTTGTAAATGTCTAGttagatttttgttttaaatatgttgaAGAAATGCTGTCACTTTGAAACCTGAACAATCAGGCATAGATTTATCAGGGACTTTTACCTGGAGTAATAGAAGAGACTGCAAATTCATAATCAGAACTACATTGTTTGTTCcaagcaaaaatgtattttcattagaGAAATCCTTGGAATTTAGCAAAGGTAGTGATTTGATGCTGAAAAAGTTTGTCACGTACTGCATCATTCATGCTTTTTAATCCCAAACACCAGGATACCCTACATTTCATAGCCGTTTGACAGGAGAAATAAAATTGGTTACAGGTCAtgtagaattacatttattcatttagctgatgcttttcttgctCAATGTTACTACAGctgctagaggtgggattcaaacctgcaacttttgggtccaaaggagatagtcctaaccactgtgctacctgctgtccctgcaAGTAAATTGCAGGTATAAATATTATATGACTATAAATATATTCCATATTCCAAGCAAGGTAACGATGCAGTTGTACTGAGATTGCAGGTTCTGTTTAGCTCAGTTGTTTACCGTGCCCACTGCTGAAAGCTATGGGTAAATCAGACACCTACCCTGATAGGTGTCAGTAAAGAGGATAGGAAAGGCTTTGCCATTTCCCTTCTACAAATGGAATGGATTTCTACATTCAGTTCTGGTTCCTGTAAAGCTCTGtactatacagtatgtgctgaTGTCCCAAATTCTCTTTaagccttttcttttctgtatattatatgtacatttatttttttatttttccaaagcaacttgcagtgttaagctgcttagagggatttacccattcatggaatggggtaatttttactatcagtttagggtatgtaccttgcttagggccactacagcaggaggttggactCAACCTATCACAGGTACCTTGCTAAGAATGGTAAAACATGGTGACTGGATTTTCTCTTTCGTGTGGTTCTAAATCCTCCACATGCATACTCTGAAGTGCTGGCTCTTTCATATTTCTCTTGTGCACTAAAAGCTatgacatttatattaattggTATTTATGTAACCTTAAATGTTGTACGGTGTTTTAAAACTACCCTATAATAACTGTTAATGGGTGTCTTTATGTGATGCACATGAGTGTG
Proteins encoded in this region:
- the sdhaf2 gene encoding succinate dehydrogenase assembly factor 2, mitochondrial, with the protein product MFSAVIANRLFSRLSQVAWRPSVVGAVSVRGYHGDAPGSSGQYLIEIPLPPWQEKVGEPIDVKRRRLLYESRKRGMLENCILLSLFAKQYLNTMTEAQLRQYDRLINEPSNDWDIYYWATEAQPTPPDYQGEVMNLLQEFAKNRQQEQRLRAPDLEYLDPGTH